A single window of Nicotiana sylvestris chromosome 3, ASM39365v2, whole genome shotgun sequence DNA harbors:
- the LOC104249178 gene encoding heat stress transcription factor B-2b-like, whose translation MTPPPIERNGGESTAGETARSVPTPFLTKTYQLVEDPSIDDVVSWNEDGSTFIVWNPTEFARDLLPKYFKHNNFSSFVRQLNTYGFRKVVPDRWEFSNDCFRRGDKSLLRDIQRRKVVTPIATPCAAVTAVVTVAAPPAQPPRPVISTSDSGDEQVVSSNSSAGGTAGLLGENERLRKENLQLNKELSQMRSLCGNIYSLMSNYADPSTSGNQSAESTSPAAKPLDLLPPKRSVDESDINKAVGDGGSRAEPEDIRARLFGFSIGMKRAREGDEARAEHDQELRLRQPGNDVKSEPLDQENGGENEERSWLIHCRGPIQRACNDSEVGVSNVD comes from the exons ATGACTCCACCGCCGATAGAGCGGAACGGCGGAGAATCAACGGCCGGTGAAACGGCGAGGTCTGTCCCGACGCCGTTTTTAACAAAGACGTACCAGCTCGTCGAGGATCCATCCATCGACGACGTAGTCTCTTGGAACGAAGACGGATCTACCTTTATCGTATGGAATCCGACGGAGTTTGCTAGAGATTTGCTTCCTAAATATTTTAAGCATAACAATTTCTCTAGCTTCGTTCGGCAGCTCAACACCTAT GGATTTCGGAAAGTCGTACCTGATCGATGGGAATTCTCAAACGATTGCTTTCGGAGAGGTGACAAAAGTCTGTTACGCGATATCCAGCGTCGGAAAGTAGTCACGCCGATTGCTACTCCTTGCGCAGCTGTAACAGCGGTCGTTACCGTGGCTGCTCCGCCTGCTCAGCCACCACGGCCTGTAATATCTACCTCGGATTCCGGTGACGAGCAAGTCGTCTCTTCAAATTCATCTGCAGGTGGCACAGCGGGGCTGCTGGGAGAAAACGAGCGGTTAAGGAAAGAGAATTTACAGCTCAACAAAGAGCTGAGCCAAATGAGGAGCCTCTGCGGCAATATATACTCTTTGATGTCGAATTACGCAGACCCTTCGACCAGCGGTAATCAGTCGGCGGAAAGCACCTCACCGGCGGCAAAGCCACTTGATCTCTTACCGCCGAAACGGTCTGTTGATGAATCGGATATTAATAAGGCCGTGGGTGATGGGGGGAGCCGGGCTGAACCCGAGGATATTCGGGCGAGATTATTCGGTTTCTCTATAGGTATGAAACGTGCGAGGGAAGGCGATGAAGCAAGGGCGGAGCATGATCAGGAATTACGCCTGCGGCAGCCTGGGAACGACGTGAAATCAGAACCGTTAGATCAGGAAAATGGCGGTGAAAATGAAGAGAGATCGTGGCTGATACATTGCAGGGGACCAATTCAAAGGGCGTGTAACGATAGTGAGGTTGGTGTGAGTAACGTAGACTAG